A single Marinobacter sp. es.042 DNA region contains:
- a CDS encoding acyl-CoA dehydrogenase family protein, translating to MSEYFNETHQQVRATARKFIETHVLPHIDDWEEAGEFPRNLYKKAGDAGLLGIGFPEALGGIGEGDIFLKVAVSEELMRSTSGGLVAGLGSLDIGLPPVARWAKRDIREQIVPPVLRGEKIAALAVTEPGGGSDVANLKTRAVRDGDHYIVNGSKTFITSGMRADHYTVAVRTGGEGHGGISLLLIDRDMPGFSTGKKLRKMGWWASDTAELFFEDCRVPADRLIGAENAGFIAIMSNFLFERLSLAIMAYMTAQLAYEAALEYTQQRKAFGRNITGFQVTRHKLVDMATQIDVAREYTYRCAALMQAGKNPIKEVAMAKNFSVDVCEKVTREAVQLFGGMGYMRETVVERLYRDAKILSIGGGTTEIMKELIAKQIKL from the coding sequence GTGTCCGAATACTTCAACGAAACCCATCAGCAGGTCCGCGCGACCGCCCGCAAGTTCATCGAAACCCACGTTTTGCCGCACATCGACGACTGGGAAGAAGCGGGTGAATTCCCCCGGAATCTCTACAAAAAAGCCGGGGATGCAGGTTTGTTGGGCATTGGCTTTCCGGAAGCACTGGGGGGCATCGGAGAAGGCGACATTTTTCTGAAAGTAGCCGTTTCCGAAGAGCTTATGCGCTCCACATCAGGCGGCCTCGTCGCTGGCCTAGGGTCTCTGGATATCGGGCTGCCGCCAGTCGCCAGATGGGCAAAGAGGGACATCCGTGAACAGATCGTGCCGCCGGTACTGCGGGGCGAAAAGATTGCCGCCCTGGCAGTGACCGAACCCGGCGGAGGTTCCGATGTCGCCAACCTTAAAACCCGGGCAGTCCGCGACGGCGACCATTACATTGTAAACGGCAGCAAAACCTTCATCACCAGCGGCATGCGCGCCGACCACTACACCGTGGCAGTGCGTACCGGCGGCGAGGGCCATGGAGGCATCAGCCTGTTGTTGATCGACCGGGACATGCCCGGATTCTCCACCGGCAAGAAACTGCGAAAAATGGGCTGGTGGGCCAGCGATACCGCCGAGCTGTTTTTCGAGGACTGCCGCGTGCCGGCCGACCGCCTGATCGGCGCCGAAAACGCCGGCTTCATCGCCATCATGAGCAATTTCCTGTTTGAGCGCCTTAGCCTTGCCATCATGGCCTACATGACCGCCCAACTGGCCTACGAAGCGGCGCTGGAATACACCCAACAACGAAAGGCGTTCGGCCGCAACATTACCGGCTTCCAGGTGACCCGCCACAAGCTTGTGGATATGGCGACCCAGATCGACGTAGCCCGGGAATACACCTACCGATGCGCCGCCCTGATGCAGGCGGGCAAAAACCCCATCAAGGAAGTGGCGATGGCCAAGAACTTCTCGGTGGATGTCTGCGAAAAAGTCACCCGGGAAGCAGTACAGCTGTTCGGTGGCATGGGGTACATGCGGGAAACCGTCGTCGAGCGCCTCTATCGTGACGCCAAGATTCTCTCCATCGGCGGCGGCACCACCGAGATCATGAAGGAGCTCATTGCCAAGCAGATCAAGCTTTAA
- the rpiA gene encoding ribose-5-phosphate isomerase RpiA — protein sequence MNQDELKKAVAKAAIEYIAPRLERESVIGVGTGSTANFFIDMLAELKNDFDGAVASSEATAERLKSHGIPVYDLNSAGDLEFYVDGADETNERLELIKGGGAALTREKIVAAVAKTFICIADDSKMVGVLGEFPLPVEVIPMARSHVGREIVKLGGDPVYREGVVTDNGNIIIDVHNMDISQPIRVEEKLNNIVGVVTNGLFARRRADLLLLGTKDGVKSISSDDA from the coding sequence ATGAACCAGGACGAATTGAAAAAAGCCGTCGCCAAAGCCGCCATTGAATACATCGCGCCCCGACTTGAACGTGAGAGCGTGATCGGTGTTGGCACCGGGAGCACCGCCAACTTCTTTATCGACATGCTCGCTGAACTGAAAAACGACTTTGACGGCGCAGTCGCCAGTTCCGAAGCCACTGCCGAGCGCCTGAAAAGCCACGGCATTCCGGTCTACGACCTCAACAGCGCCGGTGACCTTGAGTTCTACGTGGATGGCGCCGATGAAACCAACGAACGCCTGGAGCTGATCAAGGGTGGCGGTGCCGCACTGACCCGGGAAAAGATCGTGGCAGCGGTCGCCAAAACCTTCATCTGCATTGCCGATGACTCGAAGATGGTCGGCGTATTGGGCGAATTCCCGCTTCCGGTAGAAGTCATTCCCATGGCCCGGAGCCATGTTGGCCGGGAAATTGTGAAATTGGGCGGTGACCCGGTCTATCGGGAAGGGGTCGTGACCGACAACGGCAACATTATCATCGATGTCCACAACATGGACATTTCCCAACCGATCCGGGTCGAAGAAAAGCTTAACAACATCGTCGGCGTGGTCACCAACGGCCTGTTCGCCCGCCGCCGCGCCGATCTCCTGCTCCTGGGGACCAAAGACGGCGTAAAAAGCATCTCCAGCGACGACGCTTGA
- the ilvA gene encoding threonine ammonia-lyase, biosynthetic produces the protein MWAFLSQSSLTHRSKAGTAMPQRYIKKILDARVYDVAIETPLTEARSLSKRFGNNILLKREDLQPVFSFKIRGAYNRIAQLSEEQKAKGVICASAGNHAQGVALAAKKLGIKAVIVMPQTTPEIKVRSVRDHGAKVVLKGDAFDEAAAHAQELIAKHGYTYIPPYDDPDVIAGQGTVAMEIMWQFSKPIHAIFICVGGGGLIAGMAAYIKYLRPEIKVIGVEPEDSNCLQAAMKAGKRVVLDEVGIFADGVAVKQIGKYPWEICKDHVDEVITVSTDEICAAIKDVFEDTRSIAEPAGALGVAGIKKYIEREKVEGENLIATLSGANMNFDRLRYISERTEVGEKREAILAVTIPEKPGAFKTFINALHKRSITEFNYRYADATNATIFVGIQIAAGGHGREDLVQDLRESGYSVVDLTDSDLAKQHIRHMVGGHAPTITNEKVFQFEFPERPGALLKFLMSLGTRWNISMFHYRNHGAAYSRVLLGAQVDDDEVQDFEKMLDKVGFRYDNMTDNEAYQLFLGQGNARSS, from the coding sequence CTGTGGGCTTTTCTCAGCCAGTCATCACTCACCCATCGATCAAAAGCCGGAACTGCTATGCCGCAACGCTACATCAAGAAGATTCTCGATGCGCGCGTCTATGACGTGGCCATCGAAACACCCCTGACTGAAGCCCGCAGTCTGTCCAAGCGCTTCGGCAACAATATTCTGCTCAAGCGTGAAGACCTTCAGCCGGTGTTTTCCTTCAAGATTCGCGGTGCCTATAACCGGATTGCGCAGCTTTCAGAGGAGCAGAAGGCCAAGGGCGTGATCTGTGCCTCAGCCGGTAATCATGCCCAGGGCGTGGCGCTGGCTGCCAAGAAACTAGGGATCAAGGCGGTGATTGTGATGCCGCAGACCACGCCGGAGATCAAGGTGCGTTCGGTGCGGGATCACGGTGCCAAGGTGGTTCTCAAGGGCGATGCCTTCGACGAGGCGGCGGCCCACGCTCAGGAGTTGATCGCAAAGCACGGCTACACCTATATTCCGCCGTACGATGATCCCGACGTGATCGCCGGCCAGGGCACGGTGGCCATGGAAATCATGTGGCAGTTCAGCAAGCCGATCCACGCCATCTTCATCTGTGTTGGTGGCGGCGGGCTGATTGCCGGCATGGCCGCTTATATCAAATATCTGCGCCCGGAAATCAAGGTGATTGGCGTTGAGCCCGAGGACTCCAACTGCCTGCAGGCGGCTATGAAAGCTGGCAAACGGGTGGTGTTGGACGAAGTGGGCATATTTGCTGACGGCGTTGCAGTCAAGCAGATTGGTAAGTACCCCTGGGAGATCTGCAAGGACCACGTGGACGAGGTGATCACCGTATCCACCGACGAAATCTGCGCGGCCATCAAGGATGTATTCGAGGACACCCGCTCCATTGCCGAGCCGGCCGGTGCCCTGGGTGTGGCGGGCATCAAGAAATACATCGAGCGGGAGAAAGTTGAGGGTGAAAACCTGATTGCCACCCTGAGCGGTGCCAACATGAACTTCGACCGTCTGCGCTACATCTCCGAGCGCACGGAAGTGGGTGAAAAGCGTGAGGCGATCCTGGCGGTGACCATTCCAGAGAAACCGGGCGCCTTCAAGACGTTCATCAACGCCTTGCACAAGCGCAGCATCACCGAGTTCAATTACCGCTACGCCGATGCTACCAATGCCACGATTTTCGTTGGCATCCAGATTGCCGCAGGTGGTCACGGCCGCGAGGATCTGGTTCAGGATCTTCGGGAGAGCGGATACTCGGTGGTCGATTTAACCGACAGCGATCTGGCCAAGCAGCACATCCGCCACATGGTGGGCGGTCACGCGCCGACCATCACCAACGAAAAAGTGTTCCAGTTCGAGTTTCCGGAGCGCCCGGGCGCGCTGCTGAAATTCCTGATGTCACTGGGTACCCGCTGGAATATCTCCATGTTCCACTACCGCAACCACGGTGCAGCCTACAGTCGTGTTCTGCTGGGCGCCCAGGTGGACGACGATGAAGTGCAGGATTTCGAGAAAATGCTGGATAAGGTTGGCTTCCGCTATGACAACATGACGGACAACGAGGCCTATCAGCTGTTTCTTGGGCAGGGCAACGCGCGTTCAAGTTAA
- a CDS encoding 5-formyltetrahydrofolate cyclo-ligase: MSQFIEPQSFQSHPDTLSRSELRKRLRHYRRDLSAEKQQQAAEHLALNLLKNPDLHRARHIAIYLPNDGEIDPHLYLDIARRKGIRFYLPVLHPIHEGRLVFSPYYDGVELTANRFGIPEPGFSKGLRRPAWALDAVLFPLVGFDEQGGRLGMGGGFYDRTFAFSRIRPRLAPKLIGLAHDFQKVKKLPIEPWDVPLHSVVTDKRRYRFSG, translated from the coding sequence TTGAGCCAGTTTATCGAGCCTCAATCGTTCCAGTCCCACCCTGATACCCTGTCGCGCAGTGAACTTCGCAAACGCCTGCGGCATTATCGTCGCGACCTGAGCGCTGAAAAACAGCAACAGGCCGCCGAGCACCTGGCCCTCAATCTGCTGAAGAATCCAGACCTGCACCGGGCCCGGCACATTGCCATCTATCTGCCCAATGACGGCGAGATCGACCCCCACCTCTACCTGGACATCGCTCGGCGCAAGGGCATCCGCTTCTACCTGCCGGTACTCCATCCGATTCATGAAGGCAGGCTGGTTTTCAGCCCCTACTACGACGGCGTGGAACTTACCGCCAACCGGTTTGGCATCCCCGAGCCAGGATTCAGCAAAGGCCTGCGGCGCCCGGCCTGGGCACTGGATGCAGTACTTTTTCCGTTAGTGGGGTTTGACGAACAGGGCGGAAGACTGGGGATGGGAGGAGGCTTTTACGACAGAACGTTTGCCTTCAGCCGGATACGGCCAAGGCTGGCGCCGAAGCTGATTGGCCTGGCCCACGATTTCCAGAAAGTTAAGAAGCTGCCAATAGAGCCCTGGGACGTGCCCCTTCACAGCGTAGTGACCGATAAGCGACGTTATCGGTTCAGCGGCTGA
- a CDS encoding serine/threonine-protein kinase — protein sequence MLDIHTKAELQFVIQRDIGDEGKNSDVFVVHDKQLDAELVVKRVEKSRFVGDGLIEFYAEAKILNLGSHSNVVPIHYACEDEQYVYMALPFYQAGSLKRLMSKGYLTTRQIVRYACNFLSGLHHIHTKGLLHFDVKPDNILLSYRNEAVLSDFGLAAFTDAYGLAKPDQVYTKMLPPEHLDNREYSTAFDIYQVGLTLYRMANGDQRFNEQLKSLAVDGVITKDAFYAAVKEGRFPDRKAFLEHIPQRLRKIIRKCLEVDPDDRYKSVLHIVNELSEVDGCELDWVYTESHADRTWTKENDKGVHYKCVVRGSQLTTTKTGPRSPEQRIRAYCKDNASRADIQNFLKSY from the coding sequence ATGCTTGATATTCATACAAAAGCTGAGCTCCAGTTCGTAATTCAGCGTGACATTGGTGATGAAGGAAAAAATTCTGATGTATTTGTGGTGCATGACAAGCAATTGGATGCAGAATTGGTTGTCAAGCGCGTTGAAAAGTCACGGTTTGTTGGTGATGGTCTAATAGAGTTTTATGCCGAAGCTAAGATTTTAAATCTAGGTTCCCACTCAAATGTCGTCCCCATACACTATGCGTGTGAGGATGAACAGTATGTGTATATGGCTTTGCCATTTTATCAGGCAGGTTCGCTTAAACGGCTCATGTCAAAGGGTTATTTGACCACTAGACAAATTGTGAGATACGCCTGTAATTTTTTGAGTGGACTCCACCATATTCATACCAAGGGTTTGCTTCACTTTGATGTAAAGCCGGACAATATATTACTTTCCTATAGGAATGAAGCTGTGCTGTCAGACTTTGGTTTGGCAGCCTTTACAGACGCATATGGCTTAGCTAAACCTGATCAGGTGTATACTAAGATGTTGCCGCCTGAACACCTCGATAATAGGGAATACAGTACAGCTTTTGATATTTACCAAGTTGGTTTGACGCTTTATAGGATGGCAAACGGAGATCAACGTTTTAACGAACAGCTAAAAAGCTTAGCTGTGGATGGAGTAATCACCAAAGACGCTTTTTATGCAGCGGTAAAAGAGGGGCGCTTCCCGGATCGCAAGGCGTTCCTAGAACACATCCCTCAACGTCTAAGAAAAATAATACGAAAATGTCTGGAAGTTGATCCAGATGATCGCTACAAATCCGTGCTCCACATTGTGAATGAATTGTCTGAAGTTGATGGCTGTGAGCTTGACTGGGTGTATACAGAGAGCCATGCTGACAGAACGTGGACAAAGGAAAATGATAAAGGTGTTCACTACAAGTGTGTCGTGCGTGGTTCACAATTGACCACGACTAAAACTGGGCCACGAAGCCCTGAGCAACGTATACGAGCCTACTGCAAGGACAATGCAAGCCGTGCAGACATACAAAACTTCTTGAAATCGTATTGA
- a CDS encoding recombinase family protein, whose product MHVRAYLRASTKEQDANRARNQIEEFASERGLVISAWYLENESGASLQRPELFRLLNDCSEGDVLLVEQVDRLSRLNAKDWAKLKTAISEIGVRVVALDLPTSWMMMSQNDELTSRMMDALNTMMLDMLAAIARKDYADRRRRQAEGIARAKADGKYRGRPSDYERHKLIFDMINRGMTWSQVSKATGASRSTISRVLRDCRGSVTG is encoded by the coding sequence ATGCACGTTAGAGCATATTTACGAGCATCGACAAAAGAGCAAGATGCGAATAGGGCTAGAAACCAGATAGAGGAGTTCGCCAGCGAGCGCGGACTTGTAATTTCCGCTTGGTACCTTGAAAACGAATCTGGGGCAAGTCTTCAGCGCCCGGAGTTATTCCGCCTCCTTAATGATTGCTCGGAAGGTGATGTGCTCTTGGTAGAGCAGGTAGACCGTCTTAGTCGTCTGAATGCCAAAGATTGGGCAAAGCTCAAGACAGCTATCTCCGAGATTGGGGTCAGGGTAGTGGCGCTCGACTTGCCAACGTCATGGATGATGATGAGTCAGAATGATGAGCTTACTTCACGAATGATGGACGCACTTAACACTATGATGCTTGATATGTTGGCTGCCATTGCACGGAAAGACTATGCAGACAGAAGACGTAGGCAGGCAGAAGGCATCGCTAGAGCAAAGGCTGACGGTAAATATCGCGGGCGCCCATCAGACTATGAAAGACACAAGCTGATTTTCGACATGATCAATCGAGGGATGACCTGGTCGCAGGTTTCTAAAGCTACCGGGGCTTCGCGTTCAACAATCTCAAGGGTGTTACGTGACTGCCGAGGATCGGTCACCGGTTAG
- a CDS encoding ADP-ribosylglycohydrolase family protein, with protein sequence MNPWITSKMAKPISIESRYSGALLGLAVGDALGTTLEFSTPGTFDPITDMVGGGPFNLNPGEWTDDTSMALCLAESILKTDDFDPVDQMQQYGRWRDQGHLSATGECFDIGVATSRALDAFKQWGEPYAGSIDPKTAGNGSLMRLAPIPMRWRTDLAETAHYAALGSRTTHAAPEAIDACRYYAILIALALDGVSKDQLLKLNLGHLKVFQNNPVSPAIAKIAAGSYRERKPAEIRGSGYVVHTLEAALWALVTTDDFRSGLLKLVNLGEDADTTGAVYGQLAGAIYGSERIPAEWLSKLAMREVIEDYANALFMRAV encoded by the coding sequence TTGAACCCGTGGATTACTTCGAAAATGGCTAAGCCGATTTCCATAGAATCCAGGTATTCCGGCGCATTGCTTGGCTTAGCAGTCGGCGATGCGCTGGGCACGACGCTAGAATTTTCGACGCCAGGGACCTTCGACCCGATAACGGATATGGTTGGCGGCGGTCCGTTCAATCTGAATCCCGGTGAATGGACTGATGACACATCGATGGCGCTCTGTCTCGCTGAGAGCATCCTGAAGACCGATGATTTTGATCCGGTAGACCAGATGCAACAATATGGCCGGTGGAGGGACCAGGGGCATTTGAGCGCGACTGGCGAGTGTTTCGATATCGGTGTGGCAACTTCCAGAGCGTTGGACGCCTTCAAACAGTGGGGCGAACCCTATGCCGGTTCGATCGATCCAAAGACTGCAGGTAATGGCTCTCTGATGCGATTGGCGCCGATTCCGATGCGCTGGCGGACTGACCTGGCCGAGACTGCTCATTACGCAGCATTGGGCTCCCGAACAACTCACGCAGCTCCTGAGGCAATAGACGCATGCCGTTACTACGCCATATTGATTGCACTGGCACTCGACGGAGTTAGTAAAGATCAATTGTTGAAATTGAATCTGGGTCACCTAAAGGTGTTTCAGAACAATCCAGTGTCTCCAGCGATCGCGAAAATCGCTGCAGGATCGTACCGAGAGCGGAAGCCTGCGGAGATTCGAGGCAGCGGCTACGTAGTGCACACGCTAGAGGCTGCATTATGGGCGCTGGTAACTACCGACGATTTTCGGTCTGGATTATTGAAATTGGTCAACCTTGGTGAAGACGCTGACACCACAGGTGCTGTTTACGGACAACTGGCAGGCGCGATTTATGGTTCAGAGCGTATACCTGCGGAATGGCTGTCCAAATTGGCAATGAGGGAAGTAATTGAAGACTACGCGAATGCGCTATTCATGAGGGCGGTGTGA
- a CDS encoding DUF4268 domain-containing protein → MLIIQKEFSGFSDTQERLDLLAVDKQGALVIIENKLDDTGRDVTWQALKYASYCSGLSKSNIANIYQNYLDKVQPGAKAEDLLCEFFGNQDFADITLNKGVTQRIILIAANFRKEVTSTVLWLLNFKVRLQCFRATPYAMGDELFLNVEQIIPTQDTEEYMIGMAEKAQDDIEDQVEQKQRHLVRREFWSQIIDAMNASSSNLYQNISPGVYSWIGAGSGVGGIGFNFAATRQYCRAELYIDRGDKADNEYIFNQLFARRDEIHEAFGDVLEWEPLEERRACRIKTEQPGNVFDRDQWGTMINFMVDGMCRLERAIKEPLRQEWTQMRNRVATGNAGTEMN, encoded by the coding sequence TTGCTGATTATTCAAAAGGAATTTTCTGGTTTCAGCGACACCCAAGAACGTCTTGATCTACTGGCGGTAGACAAGCAGGGTGCGCTAGTGATCATCGAAAACAAGTTGGACGATACCGGGCGGGACGTGACGTGGCAGGCGCTGAAGTACGCGTCTTATTGCTCCGGGCTTTCGAAGTCAAACATCGCCAACATCTACCAGAACTACCTGGACAAGGTGCAGCCTGGAGCGAAAGCCGAGGATTTGTTGTGTGAGTTCTTCGGAAACCAGGATTTCGCCGACATAACACTCAATAAAGGGGTGACCCAGAGAATAATTCTCATAGCGGCCAACTTCCGGAAGGAGGTCACAAGCACTGTCCTGTGGCTCCTGAACTTCAAGGTCCGTCTTCAGTGCTTTCGCGCCACGCCCTATGCCATGGGCGATGAGCTGTTTCTGAATGTGGAACAAATCATCCCGACTCAGGACACCGAGGAATATATGATCGGTATGGCGGAGAAGGCTCAGGACGATATTGAGGATCAGGTGGAGCAGAAGCAACGCCACCTGGTTCGCAGAGAATTCTGGAGCCAAATCATTGATGCGATGAATGCTAGTTCTTCGAATCTCTACCAGAACATCAGTCCTGGAGTTTACAGTTGGATTGGTGCGGGTTCTGGTGTGGGGGGCATTGGCTTCAATTTCGCGGCCACCAGGCAATACTGCAGGGCTGAACTCTACATTGACCGGGGCGACAAAGCCGACAACGAGTATATTTTCAACCAGCTTTTTGCTCGAAGAGACGAGATACACGAAGCCTTTGGCGATGTGCTTGAGTGGGAGCCTCTTGAAGAACGGAGAGCATGTCGGATCAAGACGGAACAGCCTGGTAATGTATTCGATCGTGATCAGTGGGGCACGATGATCAATTTTATGGTCGACGGCATGTGCCGGCTGGAAAGGGCTATCAAGGAACCATTACGCCAGGAGTGGACACAGATGAGAAATCGAGTAGCCACGGGCAATGCTGGCACGGAGATGAATTGA
- a CDS encoding M48 family metallopeptidase produces the protein MMAAQKPEYRDGDGFIAEVIRTNRRKSADIRVEDGAVSVVVPVNTPAEKIDQLLAAKRRWIKEKITLHREMTPASSKRYVSGEAFSYLGRNYRLKVETGHFAPVKLVNGRLVVTVPDGTEKPHMVRNALVRWYKRQAEQKLTEKVKRFEPVVGVEPAGVSIRTFKSRWGSCTAKGKLEFNWQIMMAPNRMVDYVVVHELCHLIRHDHSPEFWRELARVMPEYQQCREWLRDNAMKLSV, from the coding sequence ATGATGGCAGCGCAGAAACCAGAATATCGGGACGGGGACGGCTTCATTGCCGAAGTCATCCGTACCAACCGCCGCAAGTCTGCGGATATTCGCGTGGAAGACGGTGCCGTGTCTGTGGTGGTGCCGGTGAACACCCCTGCCGAAAAGATCGACCAGCTACTGGCAGCGAAACGCCGCTGGATCAAAGAAAAGATCACCCTGCACCGGGAAATGACACCCGCCAGCAGCAAGCGGTATGTGTCTGGCGAAGCCTTCAGCTATCTGGGGCGCAACTACCGGCTGAAGGTCGAAACGGGGCACTTCGCGCCTGTGAAGCTGGTAAACGGTCGATTGGTGGTGACTGTACCTGACGGCACCGAAAAACCGCACATGGTCCGCAATGCCCTTGTGCGTTGGTATAAGCGGCAGGCAGAACAGAAGCTGACCGAGAAAGTGAAACGCTTCGAGCCGGTGGTAGGGGTAGAACCTGCCGGGGTGAGCATCCGCACATTCAAATCCCGCTGGGGCAGCTGCACCGCCAAGGGTAAGCTGGAATTCAACTGGCAGATCATGATGGCACCGAACCGAATGGTGGATTACGTGGTCGTCCATGAACTTTGTCATCTGATACGCCATGACCATTCTCCGGAGTTTTGGCGGGAGTTGGCGAGGGTGATGCCGGAGTACCAGCAGTGCCGAGAGTGGCTGCGGGATAATGCAATGAAATTGAGTGTATGA